Proteins from a single region of Deltaproteobacteria bacterium:
- a CDS encoding MotA/TolQ/ExbB proton channel family protein — protein MLLEATTTAVAAAAAGDGNRLATIIADSDPIIKATLLILVFFSVVSWAIILLKWAQLRTARGKIRRFLQQFWQAKTIDALLQRGKVASGPAASIFKSAIAPLREPGITELALRVQREAERATDDEVEHLEHYVPFLATTASVTPFIGLFGTVWGILNAFFEIKLAGSSGIEVIGPRIAEALFATAVGLAAAIPAVVFYNVFVNRIRHLSRQIEQFADDLTHRIAMEYLHAKSA, from the coding sequence ATGCTACTCGAAGCTACTACGACCGCCGTCGCGGCGGCCGCTGCCGGCGACGGCAATCGTCTCGCCACGATTATCGCCGACTCCGATCCGATCATTAAAGCCACGTTGCTGATCTTGGTCTTTTTTTCCGTCGTCAGCTGGGCGATCATCCTCCTCAAATGGGCACAGCTCCGGACCGCGCGGGGCAAGATCCGGCGCTTTCTGCAGCAGTTCTGGCAGGCCAAAACGATCGACGCGCTGTTGCAACGCGGTAAAGTGGCGTCGGGGCCAGCCGCCAGCATTTTCAAGAGCGCGATCGCGCCGCTCCGTGAACCGGGCATCACCGAACTTGCGCTCCGCGTGCAACGCGAGGCGGAACGCGCCACTGACGACGAAGTCGAACACCTCGAACATTACGTCCCGTTCCTAGCCACGACGGCCAGCGTCACGCCGTTCATCGGGCTGTTCGGGACGGTCTGGGGGATCCTCAACGCGTTCTTCGAAATCAAACTCGCCGGTTCTTCGGGTATTGAAGTCATCGGCCCGCGCATCGCCGAGGCGCTGTTCGCGACGGCAGTCGGACTCGCCGCCGCGATCCCGGCGGTGGTCTTCTATAACGTCTTCGTGAATCGGATCCGGCATCTCTCGCGGCAAATCGAACAGTTCGCCGACGATCTGACCCACCGGATCGCGATGGAATACCTCCACGCGAAAAGCGCGTAA
- a CDS encoding TonB family protein, with protein MVPGPPIPLYRALVYSGLLHLAALLGLVWWGAVAETPRPLEPIEIVMIEVPKGPSSVPGLGTFATPPEPVVETPPAPEPPVEEPIVTPPTPEVPPPVEPKPEPKPEPKPDPVPIREPTETKPVKPSIPKVVTPTTPKAPKSEAEKLRALMNKQSKSGRYGQGKTDSPGWEHGTGTKPLVTLPPGAILNRYRAVVRERVRRQWMAPGDLKALPPNARPKAVVHISINGSGAVTGVRWVKRSGNSLMDDSVMRAAKRASPLPAPPAEVRDMAVAQGFDVTFKP; from the coding sequence ATGGTGCCAGGCCCGCCGATTCCGCTGTACCGTGCCCTCGTCTACTCCGGCCTGCTCCATCTCGCCGCGCTGTTGGGGTTGGTCTGGTGGGGGGCCGTCGCCGAGACGCCCCGTCCGTTGGAGCCGATCGAAATCGTGATGATCGAGGTCCCGAAGGGTCCGAGCTCCGTGCCCGGCCTTGGGACCTTTGCCACGCCTCCGGAACCGGTAGTGGAAACACCGCCCGCGCCGGAACCGCCGGTGGAGGAGCCGATCGTTACGCCACCGACCCCTGAAGTGCCTCCGCCGGTCGAACCGAAACCGGAGCCGAAGCCGGAGCCCAAACCGGATCCGGTCCCGATCCGCGAACCGACGGAAACGAAACCGGTCAAGCCATCCATCCCGAAGGTCGTCACCCCGACGACGCCAAAGGCCCCAAAGTCAGAGGCCGAAAAATTACGCGCACTGATGAACAAGCAATCGAAGAGTGGGCGCTACGGCCAAGGGAAGACCGACTCGCCCGGCTGGGAACATGGCACCGGCACCAAACCGCTCGTCACGCTCCCGCCCGGCGCGATCCTCAATCGGTACCGCGCTGTGGTGCGCGAACGCGTGCGCCGCCAGTGGATGGCACCCGGGGATCTGAAGGCCCTCCCGCCGAACGCGCGGCCCAAGGCGGTCGTGCATATCAGCATCAACGGGAGCGGCGCCGTGACCGGTGTGCGTTGGGTCAAGCGTTCCGGCAACAGCCTGATGGACGACTCGGTCATGCGCGCCGCGAAACGGGCCTCGCCCCTCCCCGCCCCGCCCGCCGAGGTCCGCGATATGGCCGTTGCGCAGGGATTCGATGTCACGTTTAAACCGTGA
- a CDS encoding biopolymer transporter ExbD → MAFTARKNNGRGHQALAEINITPLCDVLLVLLIIFMVTAPLLSQGIDVHLPQAKAPQIQQDREDMILSLRKEGDNFTLFLGDQPTPIGIQSLEQELKDRFANRDEKDLFLKADRDVRYGDVARIMAIAKLAGVQRIGMMTQPEPN, encoded by the coding sequence ATGGCATTCACCGCACGCAAAAATAATGGCAGGGGCCATCAGGCGTTGGCCGAAATCAACATCACGCCGCTCTGCGACGTGTTGCTGGTCTTGTTGATCATCTTCATGGTCACGGCGCCGCTCCTCTCCCAAGGGATCGATGTCCATCTTCCGCAGGCGAAGGCGCCGCAGATCCAACAGGATCGCGAAGACATGATCCTCAGCTTGCGCAAAGAGGGCGACAACTTCACGCTCTTCCTCGGCGACCAACCGACGCCGATCGGCATCCAATCGTTGGAGCAGGAACTGAAAGACCGATTCGCCAACCGCGACGAGAAAGACTTGTTCCTGAAGGCCGACCGCGACGTCCGCTATGGCGACGTGGCGCGGATCATGGCGATCGCGAAGTTAGCCGGGGTGCAACGGATCGGAATGATGACGCAGCCGGAGCCGAACTAA
- a CDS encoding nucleoside phosphorylase: MATYESAEVVKTATGRQYHIGCGPGDVAPYILLCGDPARVHRVAKYFDQARAPITHREYVTITGMYRGIPLTVMATGMGPDNTEIAVVELSQIVQRPTLLRIGSCGAIRQGIELAELVISTGAVRLENTTSFYVVDGYPAVAHHEAVVALIEAAARCGFPHHLGITATAPGFYACQARKVPGFPVRDPELPAKLESMGVANFEMEASALFTLGSIINARAGAVCAVYANRHLNQFIDDATMQLAEQRCIETGLAAIEVLAAMDQKKGAAAWWTPSHGL, translated from the coding sequence ATGGCGACGTATGAATCGGCCGAGGTGGTGAAGACAGCGACCGGACGGCAATATCACATCGGATGCGGTCCGGGTGATGTCGCGCCGTACATCTTGCTGTGCGGCGATCCGGCGCGCGTGCATCGCGTGGCGAAATACTTCGATCAGGCGCGAGCGCCCATCACGCATCGCGAATATGTCACGATCACCGGGATGTATCGCGGCATTCCGCTCACGGTGATGGCGACCGGCATGGGGCCCGATAACACCGAGATCGCCGTCGTGGAGCTTTCGCAAATCGTGCAGCGTCCGACGTTGTTGCGGATCGGGTCGTGCGGAGCGATTCGCCAAGGCATTGAGCTGGCGGAATTGGTGATTTCGACGGGCGCTGTGCGGTTGGAAAACACGACCTCCTTCTATGTCGTCGATGGCTATCCGGCCGTGGCGCACCACGAGGCGGTCGTAGCATTGATCGAGGCGGCGGCGCGGTGCGGATTCCCACATCACCTCGGGATTACTGCGACGGCGCCGGGATTCTACGCCTGTCAGGCCCGCAAGGTTCCTGGCTTTCCAGTCCGCGATCCGGAACTGCCCGCCAAATTGGAATCGATGGGTGTCGCGAATTTCGAAATGGAGGCGTCGGCACTGTTCACGTTAGGCTCGATCATCAACGCGCGGGCCGGCGCGGTCTGCGCGGTCTACGCGAATCGTCATCTCAATCAATTCATCGACGATGCGACGATGCAGCTGGCCGAACAGCGTTGCATCGAAACCGGTCTGGCCGCGATTGAAGTGCTCGCCGCAATGGATCAAAAAAAGGGTGCCGCCGCCTGGTGGACGCCGAGTCACGGCCTGTAA
- the kbl gene encoding glycine C-acetyltransferase, translated as MLNPLLSIIETELHTIREAGLWKEERAIESPQRNAIRVGGREVVNFCANNYLGLADHPQLLAAGERALREWGYGMASVRFICGTQTQHQQLEQRISAFLRMDDAILYSSCFDANGGLFETLLGEADAIVSDALNHASIIDGIRLCKAQRFRYAHADLNDLEAQLRAARTAGARAILVATDGVFSMDGDIAKLAEICAVAERFEAAVMVDDSHATGFFGPGGRGTPAFCGVEGRVDILTSTLGKALGGATGGFTTSRRPVIDLLRNRSRPYLFSNSLAPVVTAVSLAVLELLTGADTLRLQLHENTRRFRTAMTDAGFQIRPGEHPIVPIMLGEAKLAVDVARDLLAEGIYVIGFSYPVVPKGAARIRVQLSAAHTPAQVDQAIAAFTKVGKRHGVI; from the coding sequence ATGTTGAATCCACTCTTGTCGATCATCGAGACCGAACTCCACACCATTCGCGAAGCTGGACTCTGGAAGGAAGAACGCGCGATCGAATCGCCGCAACGGAACGCCATTCGCGTCGGCGGCCGCGAGGTCGTGAATTTCTGCGCCAACAATTACTTAGGCCTGGCCGATCATCCGCAATTGCTCGCGGCCGGCGAGCGCGCGTTGCGCGAATGGGGTTACGGCATGGCGTCGGTCCGCTTCATTTGCGGGACGCAGACGCAGCATCAACAACTGGAACAGCGGATCAGCGCGTTTTTGCGGATGGACGACGCGATCCTCTACTCCTCCTGTTTCGACGCCAACGGCGGACTCTTCGAAACGTTGCTCGGCGAAGCGGATGCGATCGTCAGCGACGCGCTCAATCACGCGTCGATCATCGACGGCATCCGGCTCTGCAAGGCGCAGCGCTTCCGTTACGCGCACGCCGATCTGAATGACCTCGAGGCACAGCTCCGCGCGGCGCGCACTGCCGGGGCGCGCGCGATCTTGGTCGCAACCGACGGCGTCTTTTCGATGGATGGCGACATCGCGAAGCTCGCTGAGATCTGCGCGGTCGCCGAGCGTTTCGAGGCCGCAGTAATGGTCGACGACTCGCACGCGACCGGATTCTTCGGTCCCGGCGGACGTGGGACGCCCGCATTTTGCGGCGTGGAAGGACGGGTCGATATCCTGACCTCCACGCTCGGCAAGGCGTTGGGTGGGGCCACTGGCGGCTTCACAACCTCGCGCCGGCCGGTCATCGATTTGCTCCGCAATCGGTCACGACCGTATCTCTTCTCCAACAGCCTGGCACCGGTCGTCACGGCCGTCTCGCTCGCCGTGCTGGAACTCTTGACCGGCGCGGATACGCTGCGCTTGCAGCTGCACGAGAACACGCGTCGATTCCGGACCGCGATGACCGACGCCGGTTTTCAGATCCGTCCGGGCGAACACCCGATCGTCCCGATCATGCTCGGCGAGGCGAAGTTGGCCGTCGACGTGGCCCGCGACTTGTTGGCCGAGGGGATCTACGTGATCGGCTTTTCGTATCCGGTCGTGCCAAAAGGCGCTGCGCGCATCCGTGTGCAACTCTCTGCCGCCCATACGCCAGCGCAAGTCGATCAGGCGATCGCCGCATTTACTAAGGTCGGGAAGCGGCATGGAGTCATCTAA
- a CDS encoding PD40 domain-containing protein encodes MNQWSRILIACCTLILARPAMAAIQILVDQPEDNRFPIAIANVVAGDGFSGDSALLKKIPEIIRNDLNFSGYFFVIHPKIYQDKSVAVGSGDIPFEKWSAIGARGLVKGFATGVGDRITVQLRLFDVNSKEMQMGKEYTFSAADLRTIAHRFSDEIMKSATGTRGPFSTKIAYTLTTGSGKKSAWKQIYVMDIDGANGWRATKDRSYNLAPNWSPDGKHLVFTSYVDGFPDIYTIDVGNGQRTRITSNESTNITPTFSRDGSWIAFSSGMAKDMEIYLVPSFGGEPRVFAPSFGADLSPRFSPDGNEVVFASERGGKLNLYKKAMGDGGTPTRITFHGGLSDSPDWSPDGTKITFATFGANVYQIYTIHPDGSGLKRLTFEGSNEHPRWSPDSRYITYHNTVGRKSRVYVMRFDGVNKTPITKGHDATLPDWGPWPMAYYEDME; translated from the coding sequence ATGAACCAATGGTCTCGCATTCTCATCGCATGTTGCACCCTGATCCTCGCCCGTCCCGCAATGGCGGCGATCCAGATTTTAGTCGATCAGCCGGAGGACAATCGCTTCCCGATCGCGATCGCGAACGTCGTCGCGGGCGACGGATTTTCCGGCGACTCGGCGCTGTTGAAAAAAATCCCGGAGATCATCCGCAACGATCTGAATTTCTCCGGCTACTTTTTCGTGATTCATCCGAAGATCTACCAGGACAAGAGCGTCGCGGTCGGCAGCGGCGACATCCCGTTCGAAAAATGGTCCGCGATCGGGGCACGCGGCTTGGTCAAAGGGTTTGCCACCGGCGTCGGCGACCGCATCACGGTGCAGCTTCGCCTCTTCGATGTCAACTCGAAGGAAATGCAGATGGGGAAGGAATATACCTTCTCCGCGGCCGACCTCCGGACCATTGCGCATCGTTTTAGCGACGAGATCATGAAGTCCGCGACCGGCACGCGCGGGCCGTTCTCCACGAAGATCGCGTACACGCTCACCACCGGCAGCGGCAAGAAGTCGGCGTGGAAACAGATCTACGTGATGGACATCGACGGCGCCAATGGCTGGCGCGCCACGAAAGATCGGTCGTACAACCTGGCCCCGAACTGGTCGCCGGATGGGAAGCATTTGGTCTTCACGTCGTATGTCGACGGCTTCCCCGACATCTACACCATCGACGTCGGCAACGGGCAACGCACGCGCATCACCAGCAACGAAAGCACCAACATCACACCGACATTCTCCCGCGACGGCTCCTGGATCGCGTTCAGCTCCGGGATGGCCAAAGATATGGAAATTTATTTGGTCCCCAGTTTCGGCGGCGAACCGCGCGTCTTTGCCCCGTCGTTCGGCGCCGACTTATCACCTCGCTTCTCGCCGGATGGGAACGAAGTCGTCTTTGCGTCGGAGCGCGGCGGCAAACTCAATCTGTACAAGAAGGCGATGGGAGACGGCGGCACCCCGACTCGGATCACGTTCCACGGGGGCCTCAGCGATTCGCCCGACTGGTCACCGGATGGCACCAAGATCACCTTCGCAACCTTTGGCGCGAACGTATATCAGATTTACACTATCCATCCGGACGGGTCCGGACTTAAACGGCTCACCTTTGAAGGCAGCAACGAACATCCGCGCTGGTCGCCGGATAGCCGCTACATCACGTATCACAACACCGTCGGCCGCAAGTCGCGGGTCTACGTGATGCGTTTCGACGGGGTCAACAAGACGCCGATCACCAAAGGCCACGACGCCACGCTCCCCGACTGGGGCCCGTGGCCGATGGCGTATTACGAAGATATGGAATAG
- the tdh gene encoding L-threonine 3-dehydrogenase has translation MKALVKERPAPGATYTDVPLPEVTSHLVLCRVHAASFCGTDLHIYKWTDWAAGRLKTPLVFGHEFAGEVVAVGAQVERIRVGDHVAAESHIPCLECFQCRTGEMHICQHLEILGVDRPGCFAEYVAIPEVCAVKTDPALPWEFATLQEPFGNSVYTVTEANVMGKRVAIFGDGPTGIFATAVARAFGATQIFCVGMQAYRMDLLRHYQPDFVFHARETDPVEEILSRTGGLGVDVVLEMSGAAPAIHQGFKVVRKGGTFVAFGLPAQPVPIDFANEMIFKGITIKAINGRKMFETWVQVQNLLCSGRIDLTPVITHQFPMAKIDDAMQLLNGEARAGKIVLRP, from the coding sequence ATGAAGGCGCTCGTGAAGGAGCGGCCCGCGCCCGGTGCCACGTACACCGATGTCCCGCTCCCCGAAGTCACGTCACATTTGGTCCTCTGCCGTGTCCACGCGGCCTCGTTTTGCGGCACCGATCTCCACATCTATAAATGGACCGACTGGGCCGCAGGGCGCTTAAAGACCCCGCTAGTGTTCGGGCACGAATTCGCCGGCGAAGTGGTCGCGGTCGGCGCGCAAGTGGAACGGATCCGGGTCGGCGATCACGTCGCCGCAGAGTCGCACATCCCGTGCCTCGAGTGCTTTCAGTGCCGCACCGGCGAGATGCATATCTGCCAACATCTTGAAATTCTCGGCGTCGACCGTCCCGGCTGTTTCGCGGAATACGTGGCGATCCCCGAGGTCTGCGCGGTGAAGACCGATCCGGCCTTGCCGTGGGAATTCGCGACGCTGCAAGAGCCGTTCGGCAACTCGGTCTATACGGTGACCGAAGCGAACGTGATGGGAAAACGAGTCGCGATTTTCGGCGACGGCCCGACCGGGATCTTCGCCACGGCCGTCGCGCGCGCCTTCGGCGCCACGCAGATTTTTTGTGTTGGGATGCAGGCGTATCGGATGGACTTGCTCCGCCATTACCAACCCGACTTCGTATTTCATGCGCGGGAAACGGATCCGGTGGAAGAGATCCTGTCGCGCACCGGCGGGCTGGGCGTGGACGTGGTGTTGGAAATGAGCGGCGCGGCGCCGGCGATCCATCAAGGGTTCAAGGTCGTTCGCAAGGGCGGGACGTTTGTCGCGTTCGGTCTGCCGGCGCAGCCGGTGCCGATCGACTTCGCGAATGAAATGATCTTCAAAGGGATCACGATCAAGGCCATTAACGGGCGCAAGATGTTCGAGACCTGGGTCCAAGTGCAAAATCTGCTCTGTTCCGGCCGGATCGACTTGACGCCGGTGATCACGCACCAATTCCCGATGGCCAAGATCGACGACGCGATGCAATTGCTGAACGGCGAGGCGCGGGCCGGAAAAATCGTGCTGCGACCATGA
- a CDS encoding glutamate racemase: MGARVATASAPIGIFDSGVGGLTVYRAIAAALPHESLCYLGDTARVPYGNKSPETVTRYSLEIGAFLAERGIKALVVACNTSSAVALPALRARFGFPIIGVIEPGVEAALAVTTNRRIGVIATAATIASQAYAKTLKARAADARIVSRACPLFVPLVEEGWTDGAIVDAVIHRYLEPLRDEGIDTLILGCTHYPLLAAGIGALLGSAVQLVDSGTAAAGALRQILQQHGLFASPGAAPQHRLYVTDAASSFAQITSGILGQAVPAITTVTL; this comes from the coding sequence ATGGGCGCTCGCGTGGCGACGGCATCGGCACCGATTGGGATCTTCGACTCCGGCGTGGGCGGGCTCACGGTGTATCGCGCCATTGCGGCCGCGTTGCCGCACGAGTCGCTCTGCTATCTCGGCGACACGGCGCGCGTGCCGTATGGCAACAAATCGCCGGAGACCGTGACGCGCTATTCGCTGGAGATCGGCGCGTTCTTAGCGGAACGCGGTATCAAGGCGCTCGTGGTGGCCTGCAATACGTCGTCGGCCGTCGCGTTGCCGGCGTTGCGGGCGCGGTTTGGGTTTCCGATCATCGGGGTGATCGAGCCCGGCGTGGAAGCGGCGTTGGCGGTCACGACCAACCGTCGGATCGGCGTGATTGCGACTGCGGCGACGATCGCGAGTCAGGCGTATGCGAAAACGTTGAAGGCGCGGGCGGCGGACGCGCGCATCGTGAGCCGCGCGTGTCCGCTGTTCGTGCCGCTGGTGGAAGAAGGGTGGACCGACGGCGCAATCGTCGACGCCGTCATCCATCGCTACTTGGAGCCGTTGCGGGACGAAGGTATCGACACGCTGATCCTCGGCTGTACGCATTATCCGTTGTTGGCGGCGGGGATCGGGGCGCTGTTGGGAAGTGCAGTGCAACTCGTCGATTCCGGGACCGCGGCCGCAGGGGCGTTGCGGCAGATTTTGCAACAGCATGGGTTGTTCGCGAGCCCCGGTGCCGCGCCGCAACACCGCCTCTATGTGACCGATGCGGCCAGCTCGTTTGCGCAAATCACCAGCGGTATCTTGGGCCAAGCCGTGCCGGCCATCACGACGGTCACGTTGTAA
- the rpmA gene encoding 50S ribosomal protein L27 — protein MAHKKSGGSSRNGRDSNGQRRGVKRYGGEVVTGGSILVRQCGTKIHPGLNVGVGRDWTLFAKVPGRVEYFERANRRWVRIVPAITAQLAN, from the coding sequence ATGGCGCACAAAAAATCGGGCGGGTCATCTAGGAACGGGCGGGACAGTAACGGTCAACGTCGCGGCGTGAAGCGCTACGGCGGCGAAGTCGTGACCGGCGGCTCCATCCTGGTGCGCCAATGCGGCACCAAAATTCACCCGGGCCTCAATGTCGGCGTCGGCCGCGACTGGACGTTGTTCGCGAAGGTCCCCGGTCGCGTCGAATATTTCGAACGGGCCAATCGTCGCTGGGTCCGTATCGTGCCCGCGATCACGGCCCAACTCGCGAACTAG
- a CDS encoding thymidine kinase: MHFFQGRSSGWIEVICGPMFSGKTEEMIRRVRLALIAKQRVQIFKHAADTRYAMDFITSHAAQQFECQNMPTSSGIIELVRDQTRVVAIDEVQFFDDAIVDVAQKMADRGVRVICAGLDQDYRGRPFGPMPQLLAVADFVAKQQAICMACGGLATKSQRLTAEESQVVVGAGEIYEARCRSCFDPDLSVVRQASRAAAPLAAVADVRRVENEPALRPVAR; the protein is encoded by the coding sequence ATGCATTTCTTTCAAGGTCGTTCCAGTGGGTGGATCGAGGTCATCTGTGGCCCGATGTTCAGCGGCAAGACCGAAGAGATGATCCGCCGCGTGCGGCTCGCGCTGATCGCCAAACAGCGGGTGCAGATCTTCAAACACGCCGCCGATACGCGCTATGCAATGGACTTTATCACGTCGCATGCCGCGCAACAGTTTGAATGTCAGAATATGCCGACGTCGAGTGGCATCATTGAACTGGTACGCGATCAAACCCGCGTCGTCGCGATCGATGAAGTCCAATTTTTCGACGACGCGATTGTCGATGTCGCGCAGAAGATGGCGGATCGTGGTGTGCGGGTGATTTGCGCCGGACTTGATCAAGACTATCGCGGCCGTCCGTTCGGGCCGATGCCGCAATTGCTGGCCGTCGCCGATTTCGTCGCCAAGCAACAAGCGATCTGTATGGCTTGCGGCGGGCTGGCCACCAAGTCGCAACGGCTTACGGCCGAGGAATCGCAAGTGGTTGTCGGCGCCGGAGAAATCTACGAAGCCCGCTGTCGCAGCTGCTTCGATCCGGACTTAAGCGTCGTCCGCCAAGCCTCGCGCGCCGCAGCGCCGCTGGCCGCCGTGGCCGACGTGCGGCGTGTGGAAAACGAGCCCGCACTGCGGCCGGTTGCTCGGTAA
- a CDS encoding type II toxin-antitoxin system RelE/ParE family toxin: protein MWTLRLSRQAAQFFESLTGKHKTQMAHAFDRLTTDPHLGKTLRGELKGYWSYRVGVYRIIYVIRHTEIVIEVLRVQHRRDVYERFQG, encoded by the coding sequence ATGTGGACACTCAGATTATCGCGGCAGGCGGCGCAATTTTTCGAATCCTTGACCGGGAAACATAAGACCCAGATGGCGCATGCATTCGACCGCCTCACGACGGACCCACACCTCGGCAAGACACTGCGCGGAGAATTGAAAGGGTATTGGTCATATCGCGTCGGAGTGTATCGGATCATTTATGTGATCCGCCATACGGAAATTGTGATTGAGGTCCTTCGGGTGCAACATCGTCGCGACGTGTATGAACGATTTCAAGGATAA
- a CDS encoding S41 family peptidase: MSRTLRWYCAILCCGAVFGGAAPAQALSNEAFQALHTFSRVLHDIANYYVEPVDEERLVEGALQGMLEALDPHSAYLEPQVYKALRSETGGRFSGVGIEITLKQGWITVVSPIDGSPAARAGIKPGDRIVKINGKSTKQMNIGDAVKVMRGSQGSKVVLTVVRVGSRTPTDVALRRERIQVLSVRSEMLAPGYPYIRLTGFQEQTYEDLLAALREAAKPGPIRGLVLDLRNNPGGLLEQAVAVSDLFIRDGVILTTVSRGKEVDRREAHGSGTEPEYPIVILVNGGSASAAEIVAGALQDHNRALVIGSQTFGKGSVQTVIEMDDGSALKLTVARYYTPSKRSIQAFGIPPDVNVPEASPQAAAKAESGEEKTAPLTEASLPGHLKGRGAHHKTRGAQRVRLPEVQMKPGDIDYQRAVALALLENGTAARLTGRRGFHP, from the coding sequence ATGTCTCGGACCCTTCGTTGGTATTGCGCCATATTGTGTTGCGGAGCGGTGTTCGGCGGGGCAGCCCCCGCGCAGGCGCTCAGTAATGAAGCCTTTCAAGCGCTGCATACGTTCAGCCGCGTGTTGCACGACATCGCGAATTATTATGTCGAACCGGTCGACGAAGAACGACTGGTCGAAGGCGCGTTGCAAGGGATGCTCGAAGCGCTCGACCCGCACTCCGCGTATCTGGAACCGCAAGTCTATAAGGCGCTCCGTTCCGAAACCGGCGGGCGATTCAGCGGCGTCGGGATCGAAATCACGCTGAAGCAAGGCTGGATCACGGTCGTCTCGCCGATCGACGGCTCTCCGGCCGCGCGGGCCGGGATCAAGCCGGGGGATCGGATCGTCAAGATCAACGGCAAGTCGACCAAGCAAATGAACATCGGCGATGCGGTGAAGGTCATGCGTGGATCTCAGGGTTCGAAAGTGGTCTTAACCGTCGTGCGAGTGGGGAGCCGCACGCCCACGGATGTCGCGTTGCGCCGCGAGCGAATCCAAGTGCTGAGTGTCCGCAGCGAAATGCTGGCCCCCGGATATCCGTATATTCGGCTGACCGGGTTTCAAGAGCAGACCTACGAAGATTTGTTGGCGGCATTGCGCGAAGCGGCGAAACCAGGGCCGATCCGCGGTTTAGTGCTCGATCTGCGCAATAATCCTGGTGGGCTGTTGGAGCAGGCGGTCGCGGTCAGCGATTTGTTCATTCGCGATGGCGTTATCCTCACGACGGTGAGTCGGGGCAAGGAAGTGGACCGGCGTGAGGCGCATGGCAGCGGGACTGAGCCGGAATATCCGATCGTGATTTTGGTGAACGGCGGATCGGCGTCGGCCGCGGAGATCGTCGCAGGAGCGTTGCAAGATCACAATCGCGCGTTAGTGATCGGCTCGCAGACCTTCGGCAAGGGATCGGTCCAGACCGTGATTGAAATGGACGACGGCTCGGCGCTGAAACTCACGGTGGCACGATACTACACGCCGAGCAAACGCTCGATCCAGGCGTTCGGCATCCCGCCGGACGTGAACGTGCCCGAGGCCTCGCCGCAGGCCGCGGCCAAGGCGGAATCCGGCGAGGAAAAGACGGCACCGCTAACTGAGGCCTCGTTGCCCGGCCATTTGAAGGGGCGCGGGGCCCATCATAAGACGCGCGGCGCGCAGCGGGTTCGCCTCCCCGAAGTCCAAATGAAACCTGGCGACATCGACTATCAGCGCGCGGTGGCGTTGGCGTTGTTGGAAAACGGCACCGCTGCGCGTCTCACTGGTCGCCGCGGATTTCATCCATAA
- the rplU gene encoding 50S ribosomal protein L21: MYAVIATGGKQYRVAEGDRCRFEKVTGEAGQTLTFDQVLMIGGNGSDPKIGTPQVAGATVEAEILQQGKAKKILVFKKKKRKGYQKRRGHRQQFTEVRITKIAG, translated from the coding sequence ATGTACGCAGTCATTGCCACAGGTGGGAAACAGTATCGGGTCGCGGAAGGGGATCGCTGCCGATTCGAGAAAGTGACCGGCGAGGCAGGCCAAACGCTCACGTTCGACCAGGTCCTGATGATCGGCGGCAATGGCAGTGACCCGAAGATCGGCACCCCGCAAGTTGCCGGGGCCACGGTCGAGGCCGAAATCCTCCAGCAAGGCAAAGCGAAGAAGATCCTGGTGTTCAAGAAGAAGAAGCGGAAAGGGTATCAGAAGCGGCGAGGGCATCGGCAGCAATTCACCGAAGTGCGGATCACGAAGATTGCCGGGTAG
- a CDS encoding type II toxin-antitoxin system Phd/YefM family antitoxin, whose product MAQLLPITKAKQRFLELARRNQELGESFIILKDGEPVSALLPFEEYEALLETLDILATEPGIVRHLKRAEREIAAGRSVVWKPQRKR is encoded by the coding sequence ATGGCACAACTCCTCCCGATTACGAAGGCCAAGCAACGTTTCCTGGAGCTGGCGCGGCGCAACCAAGAGCTCGGGGAATCTTTTATTATCCTGAAAGACGGCGAACCGGTCAGCGCGCTGCTCCCCTTCGAGGAATATGAAGCCCTGCTGGAAACGCTCGATATCCTGGCAACGGAGCCGGGCATCGTCAGACACTTGAAACGAGCGGAGCGAGAAATTGCGGCCGGTCGCAGCGTGGTGTGGAAGCCTCAACGGAAGCGGTAA